GACTGAATACCCTCTCAATAACCTTTCTTTAAGCAGTGGCTTAGGAAGACAAGAGGGCTCTTGCTGAATTGAGTGCAGAACTAGTTTTTCAGCCATGTAGCATTAAAATGACAGATTCGTACAGCATACTATAAATGTTTGTAAGTATTCTTAATTCAAGTAACAtattcagtaaagaaatttcaaCTATACATTCATCTGGAAATAAAAGTCTGTAATTGAGATAGAGTAAATCTTTTTATTCCAGCTGTAGTTGttgcatattattttaaaatcaagttgCACTGACTTGACATGTCCCCACAGGGAAACTGCTGGCATAATTTTGAAGGTCGTAGTCATTACAGTAAATCTACTAGAAACTTACTCTAAAGGTTCATGTGCTAGTGCAGCTCATGACTGCATGTCCACTTGTTTGTGGAGGAGGGCAAGATGGTCTTTtgcactgctgctgagcagttCTGTTCTACGTATCACCAACTCTCTTACTTGCAATCAGATATTTTTTGTAGAAGGTGATGTTAGCTtgacttccttaaaaaaaaaaaaaaggctagatAGGTGCTTCATATGTGATGTGAAGGCCAGAGACCTTGGGGAGAACTGTAACCTGCATTTCAGCTTGACTCTCTTAGAGGTAAGGTCAGCAGAGCCAGACTGTTGGAATTTCTACTGAATGCAGTGCCACACCTGCCAAATTTGTGTGGATTAGAGAGCCAGGAGGCTGATTCCTTGCAGACTTAAGAATCCCTGCTGTCTCTGTCCTCCTAAAAACATCAAGAGCGTGCAATTAGACAAAACAattgtaccaaaaaaaaaaaaaaaaggaatttctccACCTGCAAATAATTAAAGGCACTGAAAATGCTATCCaaagcttcctttctttcaccattcaaatatttttaagtctcGAAGGATCATTATTGCAGTCTTGCATCTGATTTGTATAATGCAGATTACAGTCCTCAACCATGCAGTTTCTTCATGAAATCTTCTGGAGCTGTGTGTTGGAGGTACTTTGTGTAGAGACATCCCGTCTTAAAGATTCAAAATGACAATGAAACTCTCAGGTCCCAAGCTGTGACATTTCAATTAATTTGTATGATGTATTTAGAAATTTGAATCTGACTTGCAGCCTGAACTTGTTCAATATCCAACCACTGGTTACcattatttcctgtttctaCATTTTAGAAGCATTTAAAACCAGTAGGGAGTTGCTAAACGGTTCCTATTTTCCAGCTTTATCACTTCAACACTGTCCGTCTTGTCTTATACAGgcctctgtgctttttttttttttttcaagttgtcTTCTTGTCTTACTTCGGGGAAAGTTAAATCAGTAACAGCCTTTTTATCAATTTATCTTTATAAAAGCTCTTACTTCGCTGTTTCCACATGATGtcctttattaaaattaatttaaattattctttagaactttcttttctgaaataaggtCACTAGCTCAATAGAAATTTCTAGGTTCTGCGTGAACTTTAAAGCATACACATCTGTGACCTTCCAATCCATCTGACTGATGCAAAAACGTGGATTAATTTGGGGAATAACTGAACTACTTCCCCTGCAGACTTCAGGTTCCACACACAAAGTTGTTGGGTTTtgaatgctgaaataaatgcagcagaagTGGGTTTGGAACCAAGTAGTCTGGAATTTCTCTGGCCTACTTATAGGCATGCCCTTTCTTACCTTGTAGCGGGAAGCCCATGATTCTGGATTAACTGATAAGGTTTTTGATTATTAATCAGGcttaagcttttttttattattattattgcttatAGATTTTTTGTGGACATATACTGCACAAAAGATAGACGTTTTCTCACTAtcaacagcaacagcaagacAACCTCAGAAGTTTGGCTGGTTGACTGTAGACATCCTTTTAAGTTACCTGTTCTCGTACAAGCACGAACAAAAGGTGTCATTTACCACATTGAGCACAGAAACGATGAGTTGTATATTCTCACTACATATGGAGAACCTGCAGAATATAAGGTAATCTTAACGGATAGTAAGAGTCATAAGATTAAGTCAGATGCCTGTTGCAGATCATAGAAATAGTAAGGCTGGGTTTTAACTGTGTGCTTCACAGtttactgaaataattcaaGAGAATTACAAAGATCGCTGCATGGATTCAAAAACTACAGTACTGTCTGAGTCTTGCCTGTAGCATGCTGATTTCACTCTTAACTTCTTTGGAAATATCAAGAAATGAGCATTCTTTACCAGATATTTGCCctttattaaaatttatctCAATAACCAAATGATTTGCAGTGCTACTGGACACACTGAAAGCCCTTACAAGATTTGAACTTCCTTTTGCAAATGTATTTAGATACAAATTGTTCCATAAATTTCCTTCAATCCATAGCAGTTTTCCTAGtcacattaaaatgtttcaagtgGCAACTTTTCCTTGATAGCTAAGACTATACCACTTACTGAGAGGAAATGCCTTGCTACTCAGGTGGCAGCATCTTGTCCTCCTGTATGTAGTGCACTGCTGGGAAGTGCTGACTACCAGACAGGGAACAGTGACCTTCCATCAGCACCATCCAACTTGCCCATTTTTGTGTACCAAATCAAGTATATACATTgtagtatataaaaatatatcaagtatacacatatacttttttttttttttaatttccctttgaACCAAAACCCTTTACTAAAGAAAACAGCTTGCTATGATCCTGTCTTCCCTCCAAAACTTTTAACACCCATGTGACTGGAGGCTGAGCCAGTTCTGTTtattggttttttgttttttttttttccttgtttaataAGGTTGGTTTATGCTGGATCAGCTAGTTGAACAAGTTCACCACTTGGGTTTAATAAGTAGTAGTTGTGCCGGTACAAAGCAAGCAGTGGAAACTCATAAGAAGGAGTGGAAAAGGCAGTATTACAGCAGACTGGATTTAGCTTTGTCACCTCCATAGTATAAACCTATTGCTTTGTGAAAGAAAGGTGGACTGGAGCTTTCAGGTGACCTCCCCAAGGAcaattaaaagacattttaaacttGAAAGGGGTAGGTTTCAGTAGGCATAACTAAGAATAATTAACTGcagttattttgattttttttccctgtatttaaAGATCAGactgaacagaagcaaaaaaacaacttctgccctgcctgctgtgtCTGTGCAGAGCCACTCCTTGTTCCCAAGCTCACTTTCGGCAAACTTTGGAAGGGGAGGCTGGAGAGACATCAGGTATGATAAGCAGAGGAAGTGAGAGAACCACAGCAGAGGGAGCTGAAAAACTGAGATTTAAACAGAGAGACTGCCTGCTTAgatgaaaaggcagcagaagcaaCCTTCATGGAAAACCCCTACCCTGCCCTCTCCCTTCCAGCATACTCAAAGTGTCTTAAAGCAACATTGTTCAATTGCAAATGGAgttgtaaaaaataattgtcatcTGTCACACAGATCTCTCTTGCTATCGATATGTATGCAGTTACTGAATAGTTCCATTCTGCCCAGGTAAAACAAATTTTCAACCCTCCAGTTTcagtcaggaagaaaaaaaaaacaatcttttgtaattaaaatgttgcaCAAGATCAGCTGTATGTCTGTACGTCTCATAACTCTTACTATATCTTAGTAATGTGAGGTTGTATTTTGTGTTTACAGTTGATGAAGGCACCAGTAGGTTCCAGTGGCATGGAGAACTGGCAGCTAGTTTATGCACcggaagagaaaagcaagctAATAGACTTGGAGATGTTCAGTGATCACTGTATTTTGTTCCTGCAGAATGCTGGTCATCTCTACttaaatgtgatttcttttgtttcacatTCAGTTCACTCAATACAGGTAAGTTTTAGCTTCCTCAGGCAACTTGGTCTTTTTCCAGCAGTACttgatcacagaatggttgaggttggaagggacgtctgcagatcatctagtccaaccactagatcatctagtccaggGCCACCCggagcacattgcacaggatcaatttaattcttttaaatataagatcataaagcaaaaaaaatcatataagaTTATAAAGCAAAAGATAACTTTTACTGGGCCTGTTTGTGGTTACAGTCATCAGCCCATGCAAGGAAGTAAGCCTGGCCCTCCCTGGGAAGAAAGATCAGAACATTCAGAAGACAAATCTGGTTGCTGGAATAATAAATGGGAAACCTTGGTATTGCAGTACAATTTACGGggaatatttcttcctttctctagtTGTTGCTAAATACTTGCGGAATACAAATATGGTGACTTAATTAAAAACCATGTTTTTTGGAGACTGCttagatgaaatatttaattgatTTGTTTGCCTGAAAAATACTGTCTAAAGAACTTGCAAGTTTATTGCAACAAGCTACCAGTACTGGGTTCTATAAAACTGCTACAGATAAAAGGTTTTCAACAAAGTGTACTTTATGGTCTCTGAAacctttcatttttgaaaatggtcttagttaatttatttattcagagaGGGTCTGCAGTTACTCTGGAGAACTTTGGTAAGCAGTGGCCTGGCAGAGGGTTTGACTATGTCCCCGCTGCTCTCAAAGAATGAatcttgatttcttttattcttagtggagttaaaaatcttaaatacaaTAGCAGTAAGTGTCTGAGGGTAAATGTGCcaggaaaaggttttgttcTTCACAATGGCTGGCACTAAGAACAAAGTTAAGAGGCAGGGGTTTTCAGTGGCTTAGCATTACTGAGCTAACTCACAGCAAAAGCCTAACAACTGACATGGACTTGGCTGTGTAACATGGTGAAGTACGACTGGAAATCAGAGGGGAAAGAGgatctaaaaattaaaaacaatgcagaaccgtttcaaagcatgttttaattttaaaaaatctgcacTAATGCTCATTTCAAACTGGATtttaatttggatttatttttctatttcattaacAAACTTCATCCAATGGCCTTAGGTGAAAAGTTTACCAAAGTCTCTCATTTTATGACTattactgaatttaaaagaaataaagattgtGCTATGTAAAAACTGAAGATAATTAGCTTGCTATTCAAAATTTTTTCCTCCGAAGGACACACTAAGCAGAATTTATAGAAGAAGCGTAAGGGTCTCACTtgaaatgctgtgttttctcagCTGCCTGCGTGGGCCTGTGCATTTGAATTGGAATCCCATCCTGAACATACCACCAGCACTTGCTATTTTCAGCTCACCTCCCCAGTACACCCCCCTAAGCGTTTTGCatattcatttaaagaaaataatctcattGAACAAGCTGTGCAAGAGGTACCAATTATTACCAACTGTCACACTATACGTTTACTAGCTAAAAGCAAGGTAAGATTTTCCAGTCCTTTTCCCATTCCCTTtattcttcccttcctccccaccctttTATAGAAAATGCATTTGGCAGGGAATAgagattaaaaatgtaaaagagcATTTGGTGCTATACTTACTTACCAGTGGGTGTTTTCTTCAGTACTGTagagaagaacaagaaagagTCGTGATAAGATTTTTTCATTGATCTAGGTATGCTAGAGGAGATAACAGTACACGATGAGTCAAGAATCTTAGTACAGTGTAACTTAGACTCCCTAGTTGATGTATGGAATCACGTTCTCTAtgataaattagaaaaatatgcCAGCAGTTGAAAAGGACACCCCACAACCATCTACACAGTATAGATCGAGAGAGTTTTAACAGCCTGCGTTTAAAAAATTGGTGATGTTAATAAAGAGTTTGTGCTGCAGTAAGTGGTAAACTATTTAGTTAATCATAGATATTCTTGGTGttaaagagggaaggaagactTGGGTGCTTTGGTAGTTTAAAAACTCCTCAGGTGTTGCActtaaatgaattttatattCTACGTCCGTAAGCCTACACAGCAGAGGTTCAgtctcttgctttatttttcaagagTGCTTTGTacaatttaagtgaaaaaaattactgtaatcaaaaaaacacattttaaaataaataattgaagttTTCATTGCCATGTGTCATTGAGATTTCTGAAATGTCCTTTATTGTAAAATACTCCTTCATTTCCAGGATGAAACTTTGGTGCCAATTACAGTTTTTCATAATATGAATTCTAAAGAGCTACACAGGAAACCACTTCTAGTTCATGTATATGGAGCTTATGGCATAGATTTGAACATGAGCtttaaagaagagaagctgTTGTTAATTGAAGAGGGTTGGATATTAGCATATTGCCATGTTAGGTAAGTCAaatataacatgaaaataagattttcgTTTGTGGGAAATACAGATATTTCTTGATGTGCAACTGAAGAGGTAGAGAAGTTTTTTCTCTGCTTAGCTTTATGTAAGTCTTTATGCTTTTCACCTCCATctctttataatttttaaaagccctttttaaaaaaaattgctctgggaagaaaatatacttttacGACAACATACTGTATTCAGGTTACTTAAATCAACAGTATGATTGTGTATAAGTTCTAAtctttttgaaatttcattactttttatcTCATCTtcactcaaaaatatttgataacaCGTTCAAATTGCAGTGATATGTTACTGCCCTCTTTTTCTGTGGGCACTGTGTACTAATATTCAGTGTGTGCCTTCTGAAAACCATTTGCCTTTCTACAGCATCAACTAAACATTCAAGTTGCCTCTGTTTTACTGTTGACTAAATCTTCTGTCCTCAGTTTAACTACAAATTAGTTTTATAAAAGCACTATATACAACAGACTTCACATTTTCATTGAGATAATTCAGTAGGTAAAGAAAGGTAATAAAAATAGCACTttaaggaggggaagaaagggggaGAATGAACACATGTTGGAAATAAGAGTTCCAAAACAAattcagcaaataaatatattcagcaTTGTGCAGTTCTTCCTCCGTGTAAGTATCCCTGTATCTTACAGTGCAAGTCAATCCCAGAGAGTACCAAAGATGAAGAATTTTGTCAGACTAATCAGTTGATTGATTTTAAACTTGAAACCTGAATAAGGAAATTTTAGGTAGCTTAGAACTAAATTTGTGGTTGTATGTAAAGGAATACAAgttaatttagtttaaaaaaatctgtgagtattaaaaaaaaaaaaacaccagttcCTGTAGTATCTGAAATTcgcagaaagaaaaacttactGACAGTCTCAAATTTTAAGCTGCACAAAAGAAATCCTGAGCATCTTGGCACGGAGCTAGGAAATAATATTCTTTCACTCTTGTTAATAAATTTAGTGATAGCgatataagaaaggaaaatgttttagttattttaataatttcctgTATAAAAAGATAATATCAGTATTTGATTTTGTACTGGCTACTTTGACAATGACATTtcctaaaatgctttttctgcaaGTTCTAGGACACAAGAGCACAAGGACATAGAACACCCTTATGCTGTTACATTTTCACGAATCatgcaaggattttttttgtttgcatgttgtGTATTCTAGCCATAAGGGAGGGTAAAGACAGGAACACAGAAAAGTTAATTGGAAAGGCAAACTATGTTTTTGCGAttttgtggctgctgctgtcctttATTATATGAAGTTTTGCTCTGTAGTCTTTTGCAAAGAAACTCcaatttgaattattttaaatttcagggGTGGAGGAGAGCTAGGCCATAGCTGGCACAAAGATGGATGTCAGCATAACAAACTCAAAGGTCTCCATGACCTTAAAGCTTGCATCATGCTGCTGCACGAACTAGGATTTTCTCAGCCAAAATACACAGCACTAGCAGCTGCCAGTGCTGGAGGAGTTCTTGCAGGAGCCCTGTGCAACAGCGATCCAGAACTTATCAGAGCCATGGTTTTACAGGTAAGGTACTGTACTGCAGACATCTTACTCGTTATGAtgttaaacaaaaataccaaacaaaaaaacagcttgttttaAGAAAACTCTTTCAGAATTTGAAACATTCCAAATCACATTCCTCATTTGAAAAAGCCTTGACTTTTGAGCATTTGAGGTCCTGtttgccaacttttttttttttttttttttttaatatttttaaggctCCTTTCGTAGATGTTCTAAATACAATGATGAAAACTCATCTCCCACTGACAAttgaagaacaagaagaatGGGGAAATCCATTACTAGATGAAAAATGTATGAAGTATATCAAAAGCTACTGTCCTTACCACAATATTAAGCCACAGGTAAAGCTGCCCTTTCTGTGTGGAATACTACAGGAATAAACATGTAGCACTTGATAGGAAAATAATAGAGAACAGAtaactggaattaaaaaaaaaaatgttttaccctttcaaagctttctattccagcattttaaaacttagcTGCTTCTTTGTGTTAAAATGAAccattaatataaatataagcTATTTCAGTAATAATCTTAGCAATATTTGAGTCAGAGAGACTATGGCATTAGCCAAATGCATTCCACTAAATAACaaatttcaaaagctgtttttgttatAGGACTGCCACATACTCTATCGCCTAACAAACCTCAACATGTAAAACATGTTCTTCCTTTCTGGGGGgtttctgctgttttactgCATTTTCCATACTTTGCTAGAGCAGAAAGGAGGTATTTTCCACTAATTAAATATCTTTCAGAGGCAaacagtgaaatggaaaatgagctATTGCTTTGACATGGTTATGTCAGAGGAAATCTTTGTTTGAGGAAGTGCTACCTGTGTTACATAGCTTCATAAAAAATCttgctaaataaaaacaacttaaagTGTAAAAAGAGTTTGCAAAAGTAAATCTCAACTACTTCTGTTTAAGGTGTACCATTCCATGATTATTTGGGGGGAAGCAGGGAAAGGTTGGGTGGTAATCATCAGCAAGCAGTCACATGTCAGACCTTTAACAGCATAGAGACAATGTTTTTGATTACCTTTTGCAGGCAGATGATCCCCTAATATTAATTTGTCATTTGTCAGACCAAAATACTTTCTCCATTTACtgataaaagtaaaatgttttttcagctaCAGGTAATTATGTAATAGATACATTTT
The Cygnus olor isolate bCygOlo1 chromosome 3, bCygOlo1.pri.v2, whole genome shotgun sequence genome window above contains:
- the PREPL gene encoding prolyl endopeptidase-like isoform X10, whose product is MCWTAKSFIRGLNFSVKYCSKDNHLQTICLYSKLKPKKCHILDWSGSTRNSTVPPGSILPWRFFSCKEGTEIPCKRKKIASITTPELLYKDLLKSEQKNWNEISGRYKAMAERIKKKIEELHNEYTLSSGSPRIKVGESVYFEENGCIFLSKADADEGKVHILFSVEDLGFYDAFIQRIRISPDQRYMATSLKSENSEEATCVVMKLGDFPVVEKVIPNVFSFEWVTNDVLYYTSQKNLKCQNVFMTTFTKQKHTELVYTEQDARFFVDIYCTKDRRFLTINSNSKTTSEVWLVDCRHPFKLPVLVQARTKGVIYHIEHRNDELYILTTYGEPAEYKLMKAPVGSSGMENWQLVYAPEEKSKLIDLEMFSDHCILFLQNAGHLYLNVISFVSHSVHSIQLPAWACAFELESHPEHTTSTCYFQLTSPVHPPKRFAYSFKENNLIEQAVQEVPIITNCHTIRLLAKSKDETLVPITVFHNMNSKELHRKPLLVHVYGAYGIDLNMSFKEEKLLLIEEGWILAYCHVRGGGELGHSWHKDGCQHNKLKGLHDLKACIMLLHELGFSQPKYTALAAASAGGVLAGALCNSDPELIRAMVLQAPFVDVLNTMMKTHLPLTIEEQEEWGNPLLDEKCMKYIKSYCPYHNIKPQYYPSVFITAYENDQRIPLTGVLRYVQKLRKAALDHAGRTKKKGNWIPNIILDIQANGSHCDSSWEDSLNEVARQLAFLKKELEDV
- the PREPL gene encoding prolyl endopeptidase-like isoform X1; the protein is MCWTAKSFIRGLNFSVKYCSKDNHLQTICLYSKLKPKKCHILDWSGSTRNSTVPPGSILPWRFFSCKQEGTEIPCKRKKIASITTPELLYKDLLKSEQKNWNEISGRYKAMAERIKKKIEELHNEYTLSSGSPRIKVGESVYFEENGCIFLSKADAVDEGKVHILFSVEDLGFYDAFIQRIRISPDQRYMATSLKSENSEEATCVVMKLGDFPVVEKVIPNVFSFEWVTNDVLYYTSQKNLKCQNVFMTTFTKQKHTELVYTEQDARFFVDIYCTKDRRFLTINSNSKTTSEVWLVDCRHPFKLPVLVQARTKGVIYHIEHRNDELYILTTYGEPAEYKTEQKQKNNFCPACCVCAEPLLVPKLTFGKLWKGRLERHQLMKAPVGSSGMENWQLVYAPEEKSKLIDLEMFSDHCILFLQNAGHLYLNVISFVSHSVHSIQLPAWACAFELESHPEHTTSTCYFQLTSPVHPPKRFAYSFKENNLIEQAVQEVPIITNCHTIRLLAKSKDETLVPITVFHNMNSKELHRKPLLVHVYGAYGIDLNMSFKEEKLLLIEEGWILAYCHVRGGGELGHSWHKDGCQHNKLKGLHDLKACIMLLHELGFSQPKYTALAAASAGGVLAGALCNSDPELIRAMVLQAPFVDVLNTMMKTHLPLTIEEQEEWGNPLLDEKCMKYIKSYCPYHNIKPQQYYPSVFITAYENDQRIPLTGVLRYVQKLRKAALDHAGRTKKKGNWIPNIILDIQANGSHCDSSWEDSLNEVARQLAFLKKELEDV
- the PREPL gene encoding prolyl endopeptidase-like isoform X6; amino-acid sequence: MCWTAKSFIRGLNFSVKYCSKDNHLQTICLYSKLKPKKCHILDWSGSTRNSTVPPGSILPWRFFSCKQEGTEIPCKRKKIASITTPELLYKDLLKSEQKNWNEISGRYKAMAERIKKKIEELHNEYTLSSGSPRIKVGESVYFEENGCIFLSKADAVDEGKVHILFSVEDLGFYDAFIQRIRISPDQRYMATSLKSENSEEATCVVMKLGDFPVVEKVIPNVFSFEWVTNDVLYYTSQKNLKCQNVFMTTFTKQKHTELVYTEQDARFFVDIYCTKDRRFLTINSNSKTTSEVWLVDCRHPFKLPVLVQARTKGVIYHIEHRNDELYILTTYGEPAEYKLMKAPVGSSGMENWQLVYAPEEKSKLIDLEMFSDHCILFLQNAGHLYLNVISFVSHSVHSIQLPAWACAFELESHPEHTTSTCYFQLTSPVHPPKRFAYSFKENNLIEQAVQEVPIITNCHTIRLLAKSKDETLVPITVFHNMNSKELHRKPLLVHVYGAYGIDLNMSFKEEKLLLIEEGWILAYCHVRGGGELGHSWHKDGCQHNKLKGLHDLKACIMLLHELGFSQPKYTALAAASAGGVLAGALCNSDPELIRAMVLQAPFVDVLNTMMKTHLPLTIEEQEEWGNPLLDEKCMKYIKSYCPYHNIKPQQYYPSVFITAYENDQRIPLTGVLRYVQKLRKAALDHAGRTKKKGNWIPNIILDIQANGSHCDSSWEDSLNEVARQLAFLKKELEDV
- the PREPL gene encoding prolyl endopeptidase-like isoform X2; the protein is MCWTAKSFIRGLNFSVKYCSKDNHLQTICLYSKLKPKKCHILDWSGSTRNSTVPPGSILPWRFFSCKQEGTEIPCKRKKIASITTPELLYKDLLKSEQKNWNEISGRYKAMAERIKKKIEELHNEYTLSSGSPRIKVGESVYFEENGCIFLSKADAVDEGKVHILFSVEDLGFYDAFIQRIRISPDQRYMATSLKSENSEEATCVVMKLGDFPVVEKVIPNVFSFEWVTNDVLYYTSQKNLKCQNVFMTTFTKQKHTELVYTEQDARFFVDIYCTKDRRFLTINSNSKTTSEVWLVDCRHPFKLPVLVQARTKGVIYHIEHRNDELYILTTYGEPAEYKTEQKQKNNFCPACCVCAEPLLVPKLTFGKLWKGRLERHQLMKAPVGSSGMENWQLVYAPEEKSKLIDLEMFSDHCILFLQNAGHLYLNVISFVSHSVHSIQLPAWACAFELESHPEHTTSTCYFQLTSPVHPPKRFAYSFKENNLIEQAVQEVPIITNCHTIRLLAKSKDETLVPITVFHNMNSKELHRKPLLVHVYGAYGIDLNMSFKEEKLLLIEEGWILAYCHVRGGGELGHSWHKDGCQHNKLKGLHDLKACIMLLHELGFSQPKYTALAAASAGGVLAGALCNSDPELIRAMVLQAPFVDVLNTMMKTHLPLTIEEQEEWGNPLLDEKCMKYIKSYCPYHNIKPQYYPSVFITAYENDQRIPLTGVLRYVQKLRKAALDHAGRTKKKGNWIPNIILDIQANGSHCDSSWEDSLNEVARQLAFLKKELEDV
- the PREPL gene encoding prolyl endopeptidase-like isoform X9, with amino-acid sequence MCWTAKSFIRGLNFSVKYCSKDNHLQTICLYSKLKPKKCHILDWSGSTRNSTVPPGSILPWRFFSCKQEGTEIPCKRKKIASITTPELLYKDLLKSEQKNWNEISGRYKAMAERIKKKIEELHNEYTLSSGSPRIKVGESVYFEENGCIFLSKADADEGKVHILFSVEDLGFYDAFIQRIRISPDQRYMATSLKSENSEEATCVVMKLGDFPVVEKVIPNVFSFEWVTNDVLYYTSQKNLKCQNVFMTTFTKQKHTELVYTEQDARFFVDIYCTKDRRFLTINSNSKTTSEVWLVDCRHPFKLPVLVQARTKGVIYHIEHRNDELYILTTYGEPAEYKLMKAPVGSSGMENWQLVYAPEEKSKLIDLEMFSDHCILFLQNAGHLYLNVISFVSHSVHSIQLPAWACAFELESHPEHTTSTCYFQLTSPVHPPKRFAYSFKENNLIEQAVQEVPIITNCHTIRLLAKSKDETLVPITVFHNMNSKELHRKPLLVHVYGAYGIDLNMSFKEEKLLLIEEGWILAYCHVRGGGELGHSWHKDGCQHNKLKGLHDLKACIMLLHELGFSQPKYTALAAASAGGVLAGALCNSDPELIRAMVLQAPFVDVLNTMMKTHLPLTIEEQEEWGNPLLDEKCMKYIKSYCPYHNIKPQYYPSVFITAYENDQRIPLTGVLRYVQKLRKAALDHAGRTKKKGNWIPNIILDIQANGSHCDSSWEDSLNEVARQLAFLKKELEDV
- the PREPL gene encoding prolyl endopeptidase-like isoform X7, whose amino-acid sequence is MCWTAKSFIRGLNFSVKYCSKDNHLQTICLYSKLKPKKCHILDWSGSTRNSTVPPGSILPWRFFSCKQEGTEIPCKRKKIASITTPELLYKDLLKSEQKNWNEISGRYKAMAERIKKKIEELHNEYTLSSGSPRIKVGESVYFEENGCIFLSKADAVDEGKVHILFSVEDLGFYDAFIQRIRISPDQRYMATSLKSENSEEATCVVMKLGDFPVVEKVIPNVFSFEWVTNDVLYYTSQKNLKCQNVFMTTFTKQKHTELVYTEQDARFFVDIYCTKDRRFLTINSNSKTTSEVWLVDCRHPFKLPVLVQARTKGVIYHIEHRNDELYILTTYGEPAEYKLMKAPVGSSGMENWQLVYAPEEKSKLIDLEMFSDHCILFLQNAGHLYLNVISFVSHSVHSIQLPAWACAFELESHPEHTTSTCYFQLTSPVHPPKRFAYSFKENNLIEQAVQEVPIITNCHTIRLLAKSKDETLVPITVFHNMNSKELHRKPLLVHVYGAYGIDLNMSFKEEKLLLIEEGWILAYCHVRGGGELGHSWHKDGCQHNKLKGLHDLKACIMLLHELGFSQPKYTALAAASAGGVLAGALCNSDPELIRAMVLQAPFVDVLNTMMKTHLPLTIEEQEEWGNPLLDEKCMKYIKSYCPYHNIKPQYYPSVFITAYENDQRIPLTGVLRYVQKLRKAALDHAGRTKKKGNWIPNIILDIQANGSHCDSSWEDSLNEVARQLAFLKKELEDV
- the PREPL gene encoding prolyl endopeptidase-like isoform X8 encodes the protein MCWTAKSFIRGLNFSVKYCSKDNHLQTICLYSKLKPKKCHILDWSGSTRNSTVPPGSILPWRFFSCKEGTEIPCKRKKIASITTPELLYKDLLKSEQKNWNEISGRYKAMAERIKKKIEELHNEYTLSSGSPRIKVGESVYFEENGCIFLSKADAVDEGKVHILFSVEDLGFYDAFIQRIRISPDQRYMATSLKSENSEEATCVVMKLGDFPVVEKVIPNVFSFEWVTNDVLYYTSQKNLKCQNVFMTTFTKQKHTELVYTEQDARFFVDIYCTKDRRFLTINSNSKTTSEVWLVDCRHPFKLPVLVQARTKGVIYHIEHRNDELYILTTYGEPAEYKLMKAPVGSSGMENWQLVYAPEEKSKLIDLEMFSDHCILFLQNAGHLYLNVISFVSHSVHSIQLPAWACAFELESHPEHTTSTCYFQLTSPVHPPKRFAYSFKENNLIEQAVQEVPIITNCHTIRLLAKSKDETLVPITVFHNMNSKELHRKPLLVHVYGAYGIDLNMSFKEEKLLLIEEGWILAYCHVRGGGELGHSWHKDGCQHNKLKGLHDLKACIMLLHELGFSQPKYTALAAASAGGVLAGALCNSDPELIRAMVLQAPFVDVLNTMMKTHLPLTIEEQEEWGNPLLDEKCMKYIKSYCPYHNIKPQYYPSVFITAYENDQRIPLTGVLRYVQKLRKAALDHAGRTKKKGNWIPNIILDIQANGSHCDSSWEDSLNEVARQLAFLKKELEDV
- the PREPL gene encoding prolyl endopeptidase-like isoform X3, producing the protein MCWTAKSFIRGLNFSVKYCSKDNHLQTICLYSKLKPKKCHILDWSGSTRNSTVPPGSILPWRFFSCKEGTEIPCKRKKIASITTPELLYKDLLKSEQKNWNEISGRYKAMAERIKKKIEELHNEYTLSSGSPRIKVGESVYFEENGCIFLSKADAVDEGKVHILFSVEDLGFYDAFIQRIRISPDQRYMATSLKSENSEEATCVVMKLGDFPVVEKVIPNVFSFEWVTNDVLYYTSQKNLKCQNVFMTTFTKQKHTELVYTEQDARFFVDIYCTKDRRFLTINSNSKTTSEVWLVDCRHPFKLPVLVQARTKGVIYHIEHRNDELYILTTYGEPAEYKTEQKQKNNFCPACCVCAEPLLVPKLTFGKLWKGRLERHQLMKAPVGSSGMENWQLVYAPEEKSKLIDLEMFSDHCILFLQNAGHLYLNVISFVSHSVHSIQLPAWACAFELESHPEHTTSTCYFQLTSPVHPPKRFAYSFKENNLIEQAVQEVPIITNCHTIRLLAKSKDETLVPITVFHNMNSKELHRKPLLVHVYGAYGIDLNMSFKEEKLLLIEEGWILAYCHVRGGGELGHSWHKDGCQHNKLKGLHDLKACIMLLHELGFSQPKYTALAAASAGGVLAGALCNSDPELIRAMVLQAPFVDVLNTMMKTHLPLTIEEQEEWGNPLLDEKCMKYIKSYCPYHNIKPQQYYPSVFITAYENDQRIPLTGVLRYVQKLRKAALDHAGRTKKKGNWIPNIILDIQANGSHCDSSWEDSLNEVARQLAFLKKELEDV